Proteins co-encoded in one Ralstonia sp. RRA genomic window:
- the xdhA gene encoding xanthine dehydrogenase small subunit, translating into METQPIRFFHRGQVRTVTDAPITRTVLQYLREDAHCTGTKEGCAEGDCGACTVVLGELQDDGSVGLKAVNACIQFLPTLDGKALFTVEDVRGKDGKLHPVQEAMVECHGSQCGFCTPGFVMSLYALYENTDNAAPIPSRQAICDSLTGNLCRCTGYRPIIDAGERMFELPSPAGIDRTQLAETLRNLQRKDTFSYAPAGTENAPRFYAPRTASAFAAIKAAHPNIRILAGSTDVGLWVTKQFRELGDILYIGQVADLYALEKRDGWIEIGAAVSLEQAYEFLAEDYPELTELWKRFASLPIRNAGTLGGNIANGSPIGDSAPALIAIGTRVVLQRGEVRRELPLEDLYLAYQKNAMEDGEFVAGLRIPVREGRDAMRFRTYKLSKRFDEDISAVCAALAIELDGNIVRSARIAYGGMAATSKRATETEAAITGQPWNETTVRAAMAAMSRDYTPLTDMRATDNYRRISAANTVYRFWLETRTDAPLTPEQINVRAVELNTLTAA; encoded by the coding sequence ATGGAGACTCAGCCCATCCGTTTCTTCCACCGCGGCCAGGTGCGCACCGTTACGGATGCCCCGATCACCCGGACGGTGCTTCAATACCTGCGTGAAGACGCACACTGTACAGGCACCAAGGAAGGGTGCGCCGAAGGCGATTGCGGTGCATGTACCGTGGTGCTCGGCGAGCTGCAGGACGATGGCAGCGTCGGCCTGAAGGCCGTCAACGCGTGCATCCAGTTCCTGCCCACGCTCGATGGCAAGGCGCTGTTCACCGTGGAAGACGTGCGTGGTAAGGACGGCAAGCTGCATCCGGTGCAAGAGGCGATGGTGGAATGCCACGGCTCGCAGTGCGGCTTCTGCACGCCGGGCTTCGTGATGTCGCTCTACGCGCTGTACGAGAACACCGATAACGCCGCGCCGATCCCCTCGCGCCAGGCCATCTGCGATTCGTTGACCGGCAACCTGTGCCGCTGCACCGGCTACCGTCCGATCATCGACGCGGGCGAACGCATGTTCGAGCTGCCCTCGCCGGCCGGCATCGATCGCACACAATTGGCAGAAACGCTGCGCAACCTGCAGCGCAAGGACACCTTCAGCTACGCACCGGCCGGCACGGAAAACGCCCCGCGCTTCTACGCACCGCGCACCGCCTCCGCCTTTGCCGCCATCAAGGCCGCGCACCCGAACATCCGCATCCTGGCCGGCAGCACCGACGTGGGCCTGTGGGTGACCAAGCAGTTCCGCGAGCTGGGCGACATCCTCTACATCGGTCAGGTGGCCGACCTGTATGCGCTGGAGAAGCGCGACGGCTGGATCGAGATCGGCGCCGCGGTTTCGCTGGAACAAGCCTACGAATTCCTGGCTGAGGACTACCCCGAACTGACCGAGCTGTGGAAGCGCTTCGCCTCGCTGCCGATCCGCAACGCCGGCACGCTGGGCGGCAACATCGCCAACGGCTCGCCGATCGGTGACTCCGCCCCCGCGCTCATCGCCATCGGCACGCGCGTTGTGCTGCAGCGTGGCGAAGTGCGCCGCGAGTTGCCGCTCGAAGACCTCTACCTCGCCTACCAGAAGAACGCGATGGAAGACGGCGAGTTCGTGGCCGGCCTGCGCATTCCGGTGCGTGAGGGTCGCGACGCCATGCGCTTCCGCACGTACAAGCTGTCCAAGCGCTTTGACGAAGACATCTCCGCCGTGTGTGCCGCACTCGCCATTGAGCTGGACGGCAACATCGTACGCAGCGCGCGCATCGCCTACGGCGGCATGGCAGCCACGTCCAAGCGCGCCACTGAAACCGAAGCCGCCATCACCGGCCAGCCGTGGAACGAAACGACCGTGCGTGCTGCCATGGCAGCCATGTCGCGCGACTACACCCCGCTGACCGACATGCGCGCCACCGACAACTACCGCCGCATCTCGGCCGCCAACACGGTGTATCGCTTCTGGCTGGAAACCCGCACTGACGCGCCGCTCACGCCCGAACAGATCAATGTGCGCGCGGTCGAACTGAATACCCTCACTGCGGCCTGA
- a CDS encoding LysR substrate-binding domain-containing protein, whose translation MHGKDHLDTYLLRVLYTLLTEQSVTRTAVKLGQSQPAISNTLKRLREITGDAILVRGKNGMVPTERGHELLTLAQQSLEAMERIARPSQEFDPANTTRTFHLGAPDYLDAFFLPNIVERLRKQAPQAKLVVHPLNAGVDYLAALEQGGMDLVIGNWLSPPEHLHISPLFDDEVVCMLGAQHPLARKGISLKHYVEMPHLAPAPYAVMQRSMIDQALAEQGLKRQIQVSLPYFGLVPYVLMRTDLVFTTGRQFAAHCAQYLPIRILPTPMAFPKMRFYQLWHERSHAAPDVMWLRRMIGEVAAELPQHPQLETAA comes from the coding sequence ATGCACGGCAAAGATCACCTCGATACCTATCTCCTGCGCGTTTTGTACACGCTGCTCACCGAGCAGAGCGTGACGCGTACGGCGGTCAAGCTCGGCCAGTCGCAGCCGGCCATCAGCAACACGCTCAAGCGCCTGCGCGAGATCACTGGCGACGCCATCCTCGTGCGCGGCAAGAACGGCATGGTGCCGACCGAGCGCGGCCATGAGCTGCTGACCCTGGCCCAGCAGAGCCTGGAAGCGATGGAGCGCATTGCCCGGCCGTCGCAGGAGTTCGATCCGGCCAACACCACACGCACCTTCCACTTGGGTGCACCCGATTATCTGGATGCATTTTTCCTGCCCAACATTGTTGAGCGCCTGCGCAAGCAAGCGCCGCAGGCCAAGCTGGTGGTGCACCCGCTCAATGCCGGCGTCGACTACCTGGCTGCGCTGGAGCAGGGCGGCATGGATCTGGTGATCGGCAACTGGCTTTCGCCGCCCGAACATCTGCACATTTCCCCGCTGTTCGATGACGAAGTCGTCTGCATGCTGGGTGCGCAGCACCCGCTGGCGCGCAAGGGCATCTCGCTCAAGCATTACGTGGAGATGCCGCACCTGGCGCCCGCGCCGTATGCCGTCATGCAGCGCAGCATGATCGATCAGGCACTTGCTGAGCAGGGGCTCAAGCGCCAGATCCAGGTGTCGCTGCCGTACTTCGGGCTGGTGCCGTATGTGCTGATGCGCACGGACCTCGTCTTCACCACCGGCCGTCAGTTCGCCGCGCATTGTGCGCAGTACCTGCCGATCCGCATTCTGCCGACGCCGATGGCGTTCCCGAAGATGCGCTTCTACCAGCTCTGGCACGAGCGCAGTCATGCCGCACCCGATGTGATGTGGCTGCGCCGGATGATCGGCGAAGTGGCAGCAGAACTGCCGCAGCATCCGCAATTGGAAACGGCAGCTTAA